From a single Apium graveolens cultivar Ventura chromosome 2, ASM990537v1, whole genome shotgun sequence genomic region:
- the LOC141707885 gene encoding ubiquitin-conjugating enzyme E2 variant 1D yields MTLGSGGSSVVVPRNFRLLEELERGEKGIGDGTVSYGMDDGDDIYMRSWTGTIIGPHNSVHEGRIYQLKLFCDKDYPEKPPTVRFHSRINLTCVNHETGVVEVKKFGILSNWQREYTMEDILIQLKKEMSAPYNRKLVQPPEGTCF; encoded by the exons ATGACGTTAGGCTCTGGTGGATCTAGCGTGGTCG TACCCCGTAATTTCAGATTGCTGGAGGAGCTTGAACGTGGAGAAAAGGGTATTGGTGATGGTACTGTGAGCTATGGAATGGATGATGGAGATGATATTTACATGCGCTCTTGGACAGGAACCATAATTGGTCCTCATAAC TCTGTACACGAAGGTCGTATATATCAGTTAAAGCTTTTCTGTGACAAAGATTACCCTGAGAAGCCACCAACTGTCCGTTTCCATTCTCGGATCAACCTGACTTGTGTCAACCACGAAACTGGAGTG GTGGAAGTCAAAAAGTTCGGAATACTGTCTAATTGGCAGAGAGAGTACACCATGGAAGATATACTGATACAGCTGAAGAAAGAGATGTCAGCTCCTTACAATCGCAAGCTAGTCCAGCCTCCTGAAGGTACTTGTTTTTAG